A window from Pseudomonas campi encodes these proteins:
- the secA gene encoding preprotein translocase subunit SecA codes for MFAPLLKKLFGSKNEREVKRMLKTVVAINALEEQMLALSDEQLKAKTEEFKARLVKGETLDQVLPEAFAVAREAGKRVMGMRHFDVQLIGGMTLHEGKIAEMRTGEGKTLVGTLAVYLNALEGKGVHVITVNDYLARRDANWMRPLYEFLGLTVGIVTPFMPPEEKRAAYAADITYGTNNEFGFDYLRDNMAFALEEKFQRELNFAVIDEVDSILIDEARTPLIISGQAEDSSKLYIEVNKLIPRLTQHIEEEEGVVTQEGHYKVDEKSRQVELNEAGHQYIEELLTEAGLLAEGESLYSAHNLGLLTHVYAGLRAHKLFHRNVEYIVQQDQVLLIDEHTGRTMPGRRLSEGLHQAIEAKEGLNIQAESQTLASTTFQNYFRLYNKLAGMTGTADTEAFEFRQIYGLDVIVIPTNKPLARKDYNDLVYLTQEEKYAAIITDIKEIQAQGRPILVGTASIETSEYLSTLLNKAGMEHKVLNAKYHEKEAEIIAQAGRPGAVTIATNMAGRGTDILLGGNWEVEVANLENPTAEQIAQIKADWQKRHQQVIEAGGLCVIASERHESRRIDNQLRGRAGRQGDPGSSRFYLSLEDSLMRIFASDRVKNFMKALGMQSGEAIEHSMVTNAIEKAQRKVEGRNFDMRKQLLEYDDVANEQRKVIYHMRNSLLAADDIGATIAEFREEVLTNTINEHIAPQSLPEQWDIFGLEQSLYSNFGLKLPIQQWLDDDAQLYEEPLRARILEEVLAAYNEKETQAGAEALRTFEKQMLLRVLDDLWKDHLATMDHLRHGIHLRGYAQKNPKQEYKRESFTLFQELLDSIRRDTIRVLSHVQIRREDPVEEEARLRREAEAMAQRMQFQHADASALPLAAEGGEAEGDVAVAAAPVRVEPKTGRNEPCPCGSGKKYKHCHGQIS; via the coding sequence ATGTTTGCGCCGCTGTTGAAGAAACTCTTTGGAAGCAAGAACGAGCGTGAAGTCAAACGCATGCTCAAGACAGTGGTCGCGATCAATGCCCTCGAAGAGCAGATGCTTGCGCTCTCCGACGAGCAGTTGAAGGCCAAGACCGAGGAGTTCAAGGCGCGTCTGGTCAAGGGCGAAACTCTCGACCAGGTTCTTCCCGAAGCCTTCGCCGTGGCCCGTGAGGCCGGCAAACGCGTGATGGGCATGCGTCACTTCGACGTCCAGCTGATCGGCGGTATGACCCTGCACGAAGGCAAGATCGCCGAGATGCGCACCGGTGAGGGCAAGACCCTGGTCGGCACCCTGGCGGTGTACCTCAATGCCCTGGAAGGCAAAGGCGTGCACGTGATCACGGTCAACGACTATCTGGCCCGTCGCGACGCCAACTGGATGCGTCCGCTGTACGAATTCCTTGGTCTGACTGTCGGCATCGTCACCCCCTTCATGCCGCCGGAAGAGAAGCGCGCCGCCTACGCGGCCGACATCACCTACGGCACCAACAACGAATTCGGTTTCGACTACCTGCGCGACAACATGGCCTTCGCCCTGGAGGAGAAGTTCCAGCGCGAGCTGAATTTTGCCGTGATCGACGAAGTGGACTCGATCCTCATCGACGAAGCGCGCACCCCGCTGATCATCTCCGGCCAGGCCGAGGACAGCTCCAAGCTGTACATCGAGGTCAACAAGCTGATCCCGCGCCTCACTCAGCACATCGAGGAAGAGGAAGGTGTGGTCACCCAGGAAGGCCACTACAAGGTCGACGAGAAGAGCCGTCAGGTCGAACTCAACGAGGCCGGTCACCAGTACATCGAAGAACTGCTCACCGAAGCCGGCCTGTTGGCCGAGGGCGAGAGCCTGTACTCGGCGCACAACCTCGGTCTGCTGACCCATGTGTATGCCGGGCTGCGCGCGCACAAGCTGTTCCACCGCAACGTCGAGTACATCGTGCAGCAGGATCAGGTCCTGCTGATTGACGAGCACACCGGCCGTACCATGCCCGGTCGTCGCCTGTCCGAAGGCCTGCACCAAGCTATCGAAGCCAAGGAAGGCCTGAATATCCAGGCCGAGAGTCAGACTCTGGCCTCGACCACCTTCCAGAACTACTTCCGCCTGTACAACAAGCTGGCCGGCATGACCGGTACCGCTGACACCGAGGCATTCGAGTTCCGCCAGATCTACGGCCTCGATGTGATCGTGATCCCGACCAACAAACCGTTGGCGCGCAAGGACTACAACGACCTGGTCTACCTGACCCAGGAAGAGAAGTACGCGGCGATCATCACCGACATCAAGGAAATCCAGGCCCAGGGTCGACCGATCCTGGTCGGTACCGCCTCGATCGAAACCTCCGAATACCTGTCGACCCTGCTCAACAAGGCTGGCATGGAGCACAAGGTGCTCAACGCCAAGTACCACGAGAAGGAAGCCGAGATCATTGCCCAGGCCGGTCGCCCAGGCGCGGTCACCATCGCCACCAACATGGCCGGTCGTGGTACCGACATCCTCCTCGGCGGCAACTGGGAAGTGGAAGTCGCCAACCTGGAAAACCCGACTGCCGAGCAGATCGCGCAGATCAAGGCCGACTGGCAGAAACGTCACCAGCAGGTGATCGAGGCCGGTGGCCTGTGCGTGATCGCTTCCGAACGTCACGAATCGCGGCGTATCGACAACCAGCTGCGTGGCCGTGCCGGTCGCCAGGGTGACCCGGGCTCCAGCCGCTTCTACCTGTCGCTGGAAGACAGCCTGATGCGCATCTTCGCCTCCGACCGGGTGAAGAATTTCATGAAGGCCCTGGGCATGCAGTCCGGCGAAGCCATCGAGCACAGCATGGTCACCAACGCCATCGAGAAGGCGCAGCGCAAGGTCGAAGGGCGCAACTTCGACATGCGTAAACAGCTGCTCGAATACGACGACGTGGCCAACGAGCAGCGCAAGGTGATCTACCACATGCGTAACAGCCTGCTGGCTGCCGACGACATTGGTGCAACCATCGCCGAGTTCCGCGAGGAAGTGCTGACCAACACGATCAACGAACACATTGCGCCGCAGTCGCTGCCGGAGCAGTGGGACATCTTCGGTCTGGAACAGTCGCTGTACAGCAACTTCGGCCTCAAGCTGCCGATCCAGCAGTGGCTCGACGACGACGCCCAGCTCTACGAAGAGCCGCTGCGTGCACGCATCCTCGAAGAGGTTCTGGCTGCCTACAACGAGAAGGAAACCCAGGCCGGCGCCGAGGCCCTGCGTACCTTCGAGAAGCAGATGCTGCTGCGTGTGCTCGACGACCTGTGGAAAGACCACCTGGCGACCATGGATCACCTGCGCCACGGCATCCACCTGCGCGGCTACGCACAGAAGAACCCCAAGCAGGAGTACAAGCGCGAGTCCTTCACCCTGTTCCAGGAGCTGCTCGACTCGATCCGCCGCGACACCATCCGCGTGCTGTCGCATGTACAGATCCGCCGCGAAGACCCGGTCGAGGAAGAGGCGCGTCTGCGCCGCGAAGCCGAAGCCATGGCCCAGCGCATGCAGTTCCAGCATGCCGATGCCTCGGCCCTGCCGCTGGCTGCCGAAGGCGGCGAAGCGGAAGGCGACGTGGCGGTAGCCGCTGCGCCGGTACGTGTCGAGCCGAAAACCGGGCGCAACGAGCCTTGCCCCTGTGGTTCCGGGAAAAAGTACAAGCATTGTCACGGCCAGATCAGCTGA
- a CDS encoding DUF721 domain-containing protein, with protein MTFRPLPAKASAALLHASRPLQALFDQAQRIARLQALVDVQLEEAAREHCRVASWRDGCLLLLTSNGHWATRLHYQQRRLQRQLQVLPEFAGLLKIQIKVRPPTGQVDYVGRRAELSSAAADSLTSAAEGISDPKLRAALERLANHAKPRE; from the coding sequence ATGACCTTCCGCCCCTTGCCGGCCAAGGCGTCTGCCGCGCTGCTGCATGCCAGCAGACCGCTGCAGGCACTGTTCGACCAGGCCCAGCGGATTGCCCGCCTGCAGGCGCTGGTCGACGTGCAACTGGAAGAAGCCGCCCGCGAACACTGCCGGGTCGCCAGCTGGCGCGACGGCTGCCTGTTGCTGCTGACCAGCAACGGTCACTGGGCCACCCGTCTGCACTATCAGCAGCGCCGCCTGCAACGCCAGCTACAGGTACTGCCGGAGTTCGCCGGGCTGTTGAAGATCCAGATCAAGGTGCGCCCACCGACCGGCCAGGTCGACTATGTCGGGCGCCGGGCCGAGCTTTCCAGCGCCGCCGCCGACAGTCTCACCAGCGCCGCCGAAGGCATCAGCGACCCCAAGCTGCGCGCCGCCCTCGAGCGCCTGGCCAACCACGCCAAGCCCCGCGAATAA
- the lpxC gene encoding UDP-3-O-acyl-N-acetylglucosamine deacetylase has translation MIKQRTLKNIIRATGVGLHSGEKVYLTLKPAPVDSGIVFRRTDLDPVVDIPARAENVGETTMSTTLVNGDVKVDTVEHLLSAMAGLGIDNAYVELSASEVPIMDGSAGPFVFLIQSAGLEEQDAPKKFIRVLREVTVEEGDKRATFLPFDGFKVSFEIDFDHPVFRGRTQTASVDFSSTSFVKEVSRARTFGFMRDIEFLRSQNLALGGSVDNAIVVDEFRVLNEDGLRYEDEFVKHKILDAIGDLYLLGNSLIGEFRGFKSGHALNNQLLRTLIEQKDAWEVVVFDDASTAPISYMRPVAAG, from the coding sequence ATGATCAAACAACGCACCCTGAAGAACATCATCCGTGCCACCGGCGTTGGCCTGCATTCGGGGGAGAAGGTTTACCTGACCCTCAAGCCGGCTCCGGTGGATAGCGGTATCGTGTTCCGTCGCACCGACCTCGACCCCGTCGTGGACATCCCCGCCCGCGCGGAAAATGTCGGTGAGACCACCATGTCGACCACTCTGGTCAATGGTGACGTCAAGGTGGATACCGTGGAGCACCTGCTTTCGGCCATGGCTGGCCTGGGCATCGATAACGCCTACGTCGAGCTCTCGGCATCTGAAGTGCCGATCATGGATGGCAGCGCGGGTCCCTTCGTATTCCTGATTCAATCGGCTGGCCTGGAAGAACAGGACGCACCGAAGAAGTTCATCCGCGTACTGCGCGAAGTGACAGTCGAAGAGGGCGACAAGCGCGCCACCTTCCTGCCCTTCGACGGTTTCAAGGTGAGCTTCGAGATCGACTTCGATCACCCGGTGTTCCGTGGTCGCACCCAGACCGCCAGCGTCGATTTCTCCAGTACTTCCTTCGTCAAGGAAGTCAGTCGCGCACGGACCTTCGGTTTCATGCGTGATATCGAGTTCCTGCGTTCGCAGAACCTGGCACTCGGTGGCAGCGTGGACAACGCCATCGTGGTCGACGAGTTCCGCGTGCTCAACGAAGACGGCCTCCGTTACGAGGACGAATTCGTCAAGCACAAGATCCTCGACGCCATTGGCGACCTCTACCTGCTGGGTAACAGCCTGATCGGCGAGTTCCGTGGCTTCAAGTCGGGCCACGCGCTGAACAACCAGCTGTTGCGCACCCTGATCGAGCAGAAGGATGCCTGGGAAGTCGTGGTATTTGACGACGCCAGCACCGCGCCGATCTCTTACATGCGTCCGGTTGCGGCCGGTTAA
- the ftsZ gene encoding cell division protein FtsZ codes for MFELVDNVPQSAVIKVIGVGGGGGNAVNHMVKNNIEGVEFICANTDAQALKNVGARSVLQLGTGVTKGLGAGTNPEIGRQAALEDRERIAEVLRGADMVFITTGMGGGTGTGAAPVIAEVAKEMGILTVAVVTRPFPFEGRKRMQVADEGIRALADVVDSLITIPNEKLLTILGKDASLLSAFAKADDVLAGAVRGISDIMQRPGLMNVDFADVKTVMGEMGMAMMGTGCASGPNRAREATEAAIRNPLLEDVNLQGARGILVNITAGLDLSLGEYAAVGEIIEAFASEHATVKVGAVIDPDMRDELHVTVVATGLGARIEKPVKVVDNTIAAVSSSPAAMTSAAPRASESQTVNYKDYERPTVQRQSHAGAAAAAKLNSQDDLDYLDIPAFLRRQAD; via the coding sequence ATGTTCGAACTCGTAGATAACGTTCCGCAAAGCGCAGTTATCAAAGTGATCGGCGTGGGTGGCGGCGGTGGCAATGCCGTCAATCACATGGTCAAAAACAACATCGAAGGCGTCGAGTTCATCTGCGCCAACACCGATGCCCAGGCCCTGAAAAATGTCGGCGCACGCAGCGTGCTGCAACTCGGCACTGGTGTGACCAAGGGTCTGGGTGCCGGCACCAATCCGGAAATCGGTCGTCAGGCCGCTCTGGAAGATCGTGAGCGCATCGCCGAAGTGCTGCGTGGCGCCGACATGGTATTCATTACCACCGGCATGGGTGGCGGTACCGGTACCGGTGCAGCCCCGGTGATTGCCGAAGTGGCGAAAGAGATGGGCATCCTCACCGTTGCGGTGGTGACCCGTCCGTTCCCGTTCGAAGGGCGCAAGCGCATGCAGGTCGCCGACGAGGGTATCCGTGCCCTGGCCGACGTGGTTGATTCGCTGATCACCATCCCCAACGAAAAGCTGCTGACAATCCTCGGCAAGGACGCCAGCCTGCTGTCCGCCTTCGCCAAGGCTGACGACGTGCTGGCCGGTGCCGTGCGCGGCATCTCCGACATCATGCAGCGTCCGGGCCTGATGAACGTCGACTTCGCCGACGTGAAAACCGTGATGGGCGAAATGGGCATGGCGATGATGGGTACCGGCTGCGCCAGCGGTCCGAACCGTGCTCGCGAAGCCACCGAAGCGGCCATTCGCAACCCGCTGCTGGAAGACGTCAATCTGCAGGGCGCACGTGGCATCCTGGTCAACATCACCGCTGGTCTGGATCTGTCGCTCGGTGAGTACGCCGCAGTCGGCGAGATCATCGAGGCCTTCGCTTCCGAGCACGCCACCGTCAAGGTCGGCGCGGTCATCGATCCGGATATGCGCGACGAGCTGCATGTCACCGTGGTTGCCACCGGTCTGGGTGCGCGGATTGAGAAGCCGGTCAAGGTGGTCGACAACACTATCGCTGCCGTTTCCAGCTCTCCGGCTGCGATGACCAGTGCAGCACCGCGTGCCAGCGAGTCGCAAACCGTCAACTACAAGGACTACGAGCGCCCCACCGTTCAGCGTCAAAGCCACGCCGGCGCTGCCGCTGCGGCCAAGCTGAATAGCCAGGACGATCTGGACTATTTGGACATTCCGGCTTTCCTGCGGCGTCAAGCTGATTGA
- the ftsA gene encoding cell division protein FtsA produces MASVQSGKMIVGLDIGTSKVVALVGEVNADGQLEIVGIGTHPSRGLKKGVVVNIESTVQSIQRAVEEAQLMAGCRIHSAFVGVAGNHIRSLNSHGIVAIRDREVSPADLERVLDAAQAVAIPADQRVLHTLPQDYVIDNQEGVREPLGMSGVRLEAKVHVVTCAVNAAQNVEKCVRRCGLEVDDIILEQLASAYAVLTDDEKELGVCLVDIGGGTTDIAIFTEGAIRHTAVIPIAGDQVTNDIAMALRTPTQYAEEIKIRYACALAKLAGAGETIKVPSVGDRPPRELSRQALAEVVEPRYDELFTLIQAELRRSGYEDMIPAGIVLTGGTAKMEGAVELAEEIFHMPVRLGVPHSVKGLADVVRNPIYSTGVGLLMYGLQKQADGISMSGSNLFSDEPKAPVLERLKRWVQGNF; encoded by the coding sequence ATGGCAAGTGTGCAGAGCGGCAAGATGATCGTCGGCCTCGATATCGGCACCTCCAAGGTGGTGGCGCTGGTGGGCGAGGTGAACGCGGACGGCCAACTGGAAATCGTCGGCATCGGCACCCATCCGTCGCGCGGCCTGAAGAAGGGTGTGGTGGTGAACATCGAGTCCACCGTGCAGTCGATCCAGCGCGCCGTCGAAGAAGCCCAGCTGATGGCTGGCTGCCGTATCCACTCGGCTTTCGTCGGCGTGGCCGGCAACCATATCCGCAGCCTCAATAGCCACGGCATCGTCGCCATCCGCGACCGCGAAGTCAGCCCGGCCGACCTCGAGCGCGTGCTGGATGCCGCCCAGGCCGTGGCCATCCCGGCGGATCAGCGTGTGCTGCACACCCTGCCGCAGGATTATGTGATCGATAACCAGGAAGGCGTGCGCGAGCCGCTGGGCATGTCCGGCGTGCGCCTGGAAGCCAAGGTGCATGTGGTGACCTGCGCGGTAAACGCCGCGCAGAACGTCGAGAAGTGTGTGCGCCGTTGCGGCCTGGAAGTCGACGACATCATTCTCGAACAACTGGCCTCGGCCTATGCGGTGCTGACCGACGACGAGAAGGAACTGGGCGTGTGCCTGGTCGACATCGGTGGCGGTACCACCGACATCGCCATCTTCACGGAAGGTGCGATACGTCACACGGCGGTGATTCCGATCGCCGGCGACCAGGTTACCAATGATATCGCCATGGCATTACGCACCCCGACCCAGTATGCCGAGGAGATCAAGATTCGTTATGCTTGCGCCCTAGCCAAACTGGCCGGTGCCGGGGAAACCATCAAGGTTCCCAGTGTGGGCGACCGGCCACCGCGGGAACTGTCCCGTCAGGCTCTGGCCGAGGTTGTCGAGCCCCGTTACGACGAGCTTTTCACCCTGATTCAGGCCGAGCTGCGGCGCAGTGGTTATGAGGACATGATCCCGGCCGGGATCGTCCTCACCGGTGGCACCGCCAAGATGGAAGGTGCCGTCGAACTGGCCGAAGAGATCTTTCACATGCCGGTGCGTCTGGGCGTACCACACAGCGTCAAGGGACTGGCCGACGTCGTGCGTAATCCTATCTATTCGACAGGCGTGGGCCTGCTCATGTACGGCTTGCAGAAGCAGGCCGATGGCATCTCCATGTCTGGCAGCAACCTGTTTAGCGATGAACCCAAAGCACCTGTACTGGAACGGCTGAAACGCTGGGTCCAGGGCAATTTTTGA
- a CDS encoding cell division protein FtsQ/DivIB, with amino-acid sequence MGATLRHPQPIGGATRRQPIAARGASRMVAKEPLAARLPKPDFSGLKRLLWPLLLVGLGFATYELAQRLIPYADRPIARVSVQGELSYISQQAVQERIAPFIASSFFTVDMTGMRAELERMPWIARAEVRRVWPDQVSIRLEEQLPVARWGNEALLNNQGQAFAPRELTHYENLPLLSGPQRAQQQVMQQYQVLSQMLRPLGFSIVALELREHGSWFISTGQGVDILLGRDHLVEKMRRFSAIYDKVLKEQIANIARIDLRYANGLAVAWRTPVAPTAAEPAAVQ; translated from the coding sequence ATGGGCGCCACTCTCCGTCACCCGCAGCCCATAGGAGGCGCCACCCGGCGTCAGCCTATCGCTGCGCGCGGGGCGAGCCGGATGGTGGCCAAGGAACCGCTGGCGGCACGCCTGCCGAAGCCGGACTTCAGTGGTCTGAAACGTTTGCTGTGGCCGCTGCTGCTGGTCGGTCTGGGTTTCGCGACTTATGAGCTGGCCCAGCGTCTGATCCCCTACGCCGATCGACCGATTGCGCGGGTCAGTGTGCAGGGCGAGCTGAGCTACATCAGCCAGCAGGCCGTGCAGGAACGTATCGCACCGTTCATTGCCAGCAGCTTCTTCACCGTCGACATGACCGGCATGCGCGCCGAACTGGAGCGTATGCCGTGGATCGCCCGTGCCGAAGTACGTCGGGTGTGGCCGGATCAGGTGTCCATTCGTTTGGAAGAGCAATTGCCGGTGGCCCGCTGGGGCAATGAGGCGCTGCTCAACAACCAGGGCCAGGCCTTCGCCCCGCGCGAGCTGACCCACTACGAGAACCTGCCGCTGCTGTCCGGACCGCAACGCGCCCAGCAGCAGGTGATGCAGCAGTACCAGGTACTCAGCCAGATGCTGCGCCCGCTGGGCTTTTCCATTGTGGCCCTGGAGTTGCGCGAGCACGGCAGCTGGTTCATCAGCACCGGTCAGGGCGTGGACATCCTCCTCGGGCGGGATCATCTGGTGGAAAAAATGCGTCGTTTCAGCGCCATCTACGACAAGGTGCTGAAAGAGCAGATCGCGAATATCGCGCGTATCGACCTGCGTTACGCCAACGGCCTGGCCGTGGCCTGGCGCACGCCGGTGGCGCCAACGGCGGCTGAACCCGCCGCCGTGCAGTGA
- a CDS encoding D-alanine--D-alanine ligase, with translation MSLQSTLDPQAFGRVAVLFGGKSAEREVSLKSGAAVLQALQAAGVDAFGIDVGDDLLQRLTSEKIDRAFIVLHGRGGEDGAMQGLLECAGIPYTGSGILASALAMDKLRTKRVWLSLGLPTPAHAALACEEDCRAAAAELGFPLFVKPAHEGSSIGMAKVADVDALIAAWKDASQYDSQVLVEQMIDGPEYTVAMLRGQVLPPIGLGTPHTFYDYDAKYLANDTQYRIPCGLSAEKEAELKELTARACEAVGTQGWARADVMQDAAGKFWLLEVNTVPGMTDHSLVPMAARAAGLDFQQLVLAILADSVETRG, from the coding sequence ATGAGTCTGCAATCCACCCTCGATCCCCAGGCTTTCGGCCGCGTCGCCGTGCTGTTCGGTGGCAAGAGCGCCGAGCGCGAGGTCTCGCTGAAATCCGGCGCTGCCGTGCTGCAAGCCCTGCAGGCGGCCGGTGTGGACGCCTTCGGCATCGACGTTGGCGATGACCTGCTGCAGCGCCTGACCAGCGAGAAGATCGACCGCGCCTTTATCGTGCTGCACGGCCGTGGCGGCGAAGACGGCGCCATGCAGGGCCTGCTGGAATGCGCCGGCATCCCCTACACCGGCAGTGGCATCCTTGCCTCCGCCCTGGCCATGGACAAGCTGCGCACCAAACGTGTGTGGCTGAGCCTCGGTCTGCCGACGCCTGCCCATGCCGCCCTGGCCTGCGAAGAGGACTGCCGTGCTGCGGCTGCCGAGCTGGGCTTCCCCCTGTTCGTTAAGCCGGCCCACGAAGGCTCCAGCATCGGCATGGCCAAGGTCGCCGATGTCGACGCACTGATCGCGGCCTGGAAAGACGCCAGCCAGTACGACTCGCAGGTGCTGGTCGAGCAGATGATCGATGGTCCCGAGTACACAGTTGCCATGCTGCGTGGCCAGGTGCTGCCGCCGATCGGTCTGGGCACTCCGCATACCTTCTACGACTACGACGCCAAGTACCTGGCCAATGACACCCAGTACCGCATCCCTTGCGGCCTCTCGGCCGAGAAAGAGGCGGAATTGAAGGAGCTCACCGCGCGTGCCTGCGAGGCCGTGGGCACTCAGGGCTGGGCTCGCGCCGACGTGATGCAGGATGCAGCCGGCAAGTTTTGGCTACTGGAAGTCAACACCGTACCGGGCATGACCGACCACAGCCTGGTGCCGATGGCGGCCCGTGCTGCCGGTCTGGATTTCCAACAGCTGGTGCTGGCGATTCTTGCCGACAGCGTCGAGACCAGGGGTTAA
- the murC gene encoding UDP-N-acetylmuramate--L-alanine ligase translates to MAKSPAAARSEIRRMRRIRRIHFVGIGGAGMCGIAEVLLNLGYEVSGSDLKASAVTERLESFGAIIFIGHRAENAEQADVLVVSSAVNTSNPEVATALERRIPVVPRAEMLAELMRYRHGIAVAGTHGKTTTTSLLASVFAAGGLDPTFVIGGRLNAAGTNAQLGSSRYLIAEADESDASFLHLQPMVSVVTNIDADHMSTYGGDFNVLKKTFIEFLHNLPFYGLAVLCVDDPVVRELLPQVARPTVTYGFAEDADVRAINVRQEGMQTHFTVLRRDREPLDVSVNMPGNHNVLNSLATIAIATDEGIDDAAIVAGLSGFQGVGRRFQVYGDLPVDGGSVMLVDDYGHHPREVAAVIKAVRGGWPERRLVMVYQPHRYSRTRDLYDDFVQVLGDAKVLLLLEVYPAGETPIPGADSRHLCHSIRQRGQLDPIYVERGTDLAPLLKPLLRAGDILLCQGAGDIGGVAPQLIKHPLFAVQGESK, encoded by the coding sequence GTGGCTAAATCCCCTGCCGCTGCACGCTCGGAAATCCGCCGCATGCGCCGTATCCGCCGCATTCACTTCGTTGGCATCGGCGGCGCCGGTATGTGCGGCATCGCCGAAGTGCTGCTCAACCTCGGCTACGAAGTCTCCGGTTCCGACCTCAAGGCCTCGGCCGTGACCGAGCGTCTGGAAAGCTTCGGCGCCATCATCTTCATCGGCCATCGCGCGGAGAACGCCGAGCAGGCCGACGTGCTGGTGGTGTCCAGCGCTGTGAATACCAGCAATCCGGAAGTCGCCACTGCCCTGGAACGCCGCATTCCGGTGGTGCCGCGCGCCGAGATGCTCGCCGAACTGATGCGCTACCGCCATGGCATCGCCGTCGCCGGCACCCATGGCAAAACCACCACCACCAGCCTGCTGGCCTCGGTATTTGCCGCCGGCGGCCTGGACCCGACCTTCGTCATCGGTGGCCGCCTGAACGCCGCCGGCACCAATGCCCAGCTCGGTAGCAGCCGCTACCTGATCGCCGAGGCGGACGAAAGCGACGCCAGCTTCCTGCACCTGCAGCCGATGGTTTCGGTGGTCACCAATATCGACGCCGACCACATGAGCACCTACGGCGGCGACTTCAATGTCCTGAAGAAGACCTTCATCGAATTCCTGCACAACCTGCCGTTCTATGGCCTGGCCGTGCTCTGCGTGGACGACCCGGTGGTGCGCGAGCTGCTGCCGCAGGTGGCCCGTCCGACCGTGACCTACGGCTTCGCCGAAGATGCCGACGTGCGCGCGATTAATGTGCGCCAAGAGGGCATGCAGACCCACTTCACCGTGCTGCGCCGTGACCGCGAGCCGCTGGATGTGTCGGTCAACATGCCGGGCAACCACAACGTTCTGAACTCCCTGGCGACCATCGCCATCGCCACCGACGAAGGCATCGACGATGCCGCCATCGTCGCCGGTCTGTCCGGCTTCCAGGGCGTCGGCCGGCGCTTCCAGGTGTACGGCGATCTGCCGGTGGACGGCGGCAGCGTGATGCTGGTCGACGACTACGGCCACCACCCGCGTGAAGTCGCCGCGGTGATCAAGGCCGTGCGTGGTGGCTGGCCGGAGCGCCGCCTGGTGATGGTCTACCAGCCGCACCGCTACAGCCGCACCCGCGACCTGTACGACGACTTCGTCCAGGTCCTCGGTGACGCCAAGGTCCTGCTGTTGCTGGAGGTCTATCCGGCCGGCGAAACGCCTATCCCGGGTGCCGACAGCCGTCACCTGTGCCACAGCATCCGCCAGCGTGGCCAGCTGGACCCGATCTATGTCGAGCGCGGCACCGACCTGGCGCCGCTGCTCAAGCCGCTGCTGCGTGCCGGCGACATCCTGTTGTGCCAGGGCGCCGGTGATATCGGCGGCGTGGCCCCGCAACTGATCAAGCACCCGCTATTCGCTGTTCAAGGTGAGTCGAAATGA